In Streptomyces nodosus, one DNA window encodes the following:
- a CDS encoding winged helix-turn-helix transcriptional regulator: MSPRRSYDQYCSTARALDAVGDRWTLLIVRELLAGPRRYTDLHADLPGVSTDVLASRLKDMERDGLTTRRRLPPPGAASVYELTGRGMELLPVLQALGTWGAPALAERRPTDAVRAHWFALPLLRLLEREGEGLVEVRLDEGRFHLRLGAPDGPVYGDGAAPEEPDALLALDADTCTDLGGGRLTLRQAVEAGRVEVSGGGPLAKALRAG, translated from the coding sequence ATGTCACCTCGCCGAAGCTACGACCAGTACTGCTCCACGGCCCGGGCCCTCGATGCCGTCGGCGACCGCTGGACCCTCCTGATCGTCCGTGAACTCCTCGCCGGACCGCGGCGCTACACCGATCTGCACGCGGATCTGCCGGGGGTGAGCACGGACGTCCTGGCGTCCCGGCTGAAGGACATGGAGCGCGACGGCCTGACCACTCGACGTCGGCTGCCGCCGCCCGGGGCCGCGTCCGTCTACGAACTCACCGGACGGGGCATGGAGTTGCTGCCCGTGCTGCAGGCTCTCGGGACCTGGGGCGCCCCCGCGCTGGCCGAGCGCAGGCCGACGGACGCGGTGCGGGCGCACTGGTTCGCCCTGCCGCTGCTGCGCCTGCTGGAGAGGGAGGGCGAGGGACTGGTCGAAGTCCGGCTGGACGAGGGCCGGTTCCATCTGCGGCTCGGCGCCCCGGACGGCCCGGTCTACGGCGACGGAGCGGCCCCCGAGGAGCCCGACGCCCTGCTGGCTCTCGACGCGGACACCTGCACAGACCTGGGCGGAGGGAGATTGACGCTCCGTCAGGCCGTCGAGGCGGGACGCGTCGAGGTCTCGGGCGGCGGGCCTCTTGCCAAGGCGCTGCGCGCCGGCTGA
- a CDS encoding VWA domain-containing protein: MITRQRLAAGVCTLLAALAAGIAVPADAVADETTPQDPPKVNLVLDVSGSMRARDIDGDSRMAAAKQAFNEVVDATPEDVELGIRTLGANYPGNDRKTGCKDTAQLYPVGPLNRDQAKAAVATLQPTGWTPIGPALLKAADDLEGGNGPRRIVLITDGEDTCAPLDPCEVAREIAAKGVGLTIDTLGLVPDVKLNRQLSCIAEATGGTYTSVEHKEELSGKVNQLVDRAADKVVTPVAVDGTDQCSAAPSLKSGLYTDREEFGRHRYYRVELEPGQELRASVSVADDRQVAPDYGVTLRAVTEHGREIVRGEATGTGRTDVLSTGLRYPKPESDDESTPAETVCLEVANSFSPAAGVKTTPGLPLELTVDVVAGPDRASDVASFGLGRGWWLLGALVLTGFLAGLLWGWLSRWRFAIWRTN, translated from the coding sequence ATGATCACAAGACAACGGCTGGCGGCGGGAGTCTGTACTCTGCTCGCCGCTCTGGCGGCCGGGATCGCGGTTCCCGCCGATGCCGTCGCCGACGAGACCACTCCTCAGGACCCGCCCAAGGTCAATCTCGTCCTCGACGTCAGCGGCTCGATGCGGGCACGGGACATCGACGGCGACAGCCGGATGGCCGCCGCGAAGCAGGCCTTCAACGAGGTCGTGGACGCGACACCGGAGGATGTGGAGCTCGGCATCCGGACGCTGGGCGCCAACTACCCAGGAAACGACCGCAAGACAGGGTGCAAGGACACCGCGCAGCTCTACCCGGTCGGGCCGCTCAACCGCGACCAGGCCAAGGCGGCCGTGGCGACCCTCCAGCCCACCGGCTGGACGCCGATCGGCCCCGCTCTGCTGAAGGCGGCGGACGACCTGGAGGGCGGCAACGGCCCCCGTCGTATCGTCCTCATCACCGACGGCGAGGACACCTGTGCCCCGCTGGACCCCTGCGAGGTGGCCCGGGAAATCGCGGCCAAGGGCGTGGGTCTGACCATCGACACCCTCGGCCTGGTGCCCGACGTCAAGCTGAACCGGCAGCTGAGCTGTATCGCCGAGGCGACCGGCGGCACCTATACGTCGGTGGAGCACAAGGAGGAACTCTCCGGCAAGGTCAACCAGTTGGTGGACCGCGCGGCGGACAAGGTGGTCACTCCGGTCGCCGTGGACGGCACCGATCAGTGCAGCGCGGCGCCTTCGCTGAAGTCCGGTCTCTACACGGACCGTGAGGAGTTCGGCCGGCACCGCTACTACCGTGTGGAGCTGGAGCCGGGTCAGGAGCTGCGTGCCTCGGTGAGCGTCGCCGACGACCGTCAGGTGGCTCCCGACTACGGGGTGACGCTGCGGGCGGTCACGGAGCACGGACGGGAGATCGTCCGCGGTGAGGCCACCGGCACGGGCCGTACGGACGTGCTGTCGACGGGCCTGCGCTATCCGAAGCCCGAGAGCGACGACGAGAGCACGCCCGCCGAGACGGTGTGCCTCGAGGTCGCCAACTCCTTCTCCCCGGCGGCCGGTGTCAAGACCACGCCGGGTCTGCCGCTGGAACTCACCGTCGATGTCGTCGCCGGTCCCGACCGGGCGTCCGACGTGGCCTCCTTCGGTCTGGGGCGCGGCTGGTGGCTGCTCGGCGCACTGGTGCTGACCGGCTTCTTGGCGGGTCTGTTGTGGGGCTGGCTGTCGCGCTGGCGGTTCGCGATCTGGAGGACCAACTGA
- a CDS encoding IucA/IucC family protein, whose amino-acid sequence MPPSPCAVAEEQLAGELDSVRPALSAPYATALPGARSAVLSRLWRALAHEPLPWIARRETSGGELTLHLTDGRRLHGPRADPYATAAYVDEVRLGTRAYDRAGDLMRALGVPHGTEFAGELDHGTASLALSRADQPQDAAEPVTDWAWEQRVVDGHPYHPNCRSRQGFSVAEQLAYGPEHRQVVRLGLVPVEDALVRGDWPAWLWDGGRPLIPVHPWQRAHVLGVPASEGPAAHPLMSLRTLALAADGPHVKTALSARLTSSVRNISVRSVETSRTVSDFVQSVVTRTGAPLYVTRTLGAVSAHSPDLGAVLRESPAVHADPAAGERVVPVAALPLTGLPSSPEWLAGFARLALTAGLGLLEAGVALEAHGQNLLVVLSSTGAPRRLVYRDLADIRVSPARLARHGLRAPELAARMVTDDETTLRRKLFGSLVAGALAATAGSAPALRAALEAAVRDLPHGPDLAALCRESLPAKALTLMRLTPRRSGDLWARLPNPLVPQGDSYAP is encoded by the coding sequence GTGCCCCCTTCCCCCTGCGCCGTGGCCGAGGAGCAGCTCGCCGGTGAGCTCGACTCGGTACGGCCCGCCCTGTCGGCACCGTACGCGACCGCGCTCCCCGGTGCCCGCTCGGCCGTTCTGTCGCGTCTGTGGCGGGCCCTGGCCCATGAGCCGCTGCCGTGGATCGCGCGCCGGGAGACCTCGGGCGGGGAACTCACCCTCCATCTGACCGACGGGCGCCGGTTGCACGGCCCGCGCGCCGACCCGTATGCGACCGCCGCGTACGTCGACGAGGTGCGGCTCGGCACCCGGGCGTACGACCGTGCGGGGGATCTGATGAGGGCGCTCGGGGTTCCTCACGGTACGGAGTTCGCCGGTGAACTCGACCACGGTACGGCGTCGTTGGCACTGTCACGGGCGGATCAGCCACAGGACGCGGCGGAGCCGGTGACCGACTGGGCGTGGGAGCAGCGGGTGGTCGACGGGCACCCCTACCACCCCAACTGCCGCTCCCGACAGGGTTTCTCGGTCGCCGAACAGCTCGCCTACGGGCCCGAGCACCGGCAGGTGGTGCGGCTCGGCCTGGTGCCCGTGGAGGACGCCCTGGTACGGGGCGACTGGCCGGCGTGGCTGTGGGACGGGGGGCGCCCGCTGATCCCGGTCCATCCCTGGCAGCGGGCGCATGTGCTCGGCGTACCGGCGTCGGAGGGCCCGGCCGCGCATCCGCTGATGTCGCTGCGGACCCTGGCCCTGGCCGCGGACGGCCCGCATGTGAAGACCGCCCTCAGCGCACGGCTGACGTCCTCCGTGCGGAACATCTCGGTGCGGTCCGTCGAGACCTCCCGCACGGTGTCCGACTTCGTGCAGTCGGTCGTGACGCGCACCGGGGCGCCGCTGTATGTCACCCGCACCCTGGGAGCGGTCAGCGCCCACTCCCCCGATCTGGGGGCGGTGCTGCGGGAGTCGCCCGCGGTCCACGCGGACCCGGCGGCCGGTGAGCGGGTGGTCCCGGTGGCCGCCCTTCCGCTCACCGGGCTGCCCTCCTCCCCCGAGTGGCTGGCCGGCTTCGCGCGCCTGGCCCTCACCGCCGGTCTGGGGCTGCTGGAGGCGGGGGTGGCCCTGGAGGCGCACGGCCAGAACCTGCTGGTGGTGCTCTCGTCCACGGGTGCGCCCCGACGGCTGGTCTACCGTGACCTCGCGGACATCCGGGTGAGCCCGGCCCGGCTGGCCCGGCACGGACTCAGGGCCCCGGAGCTGGCCGCGCGGATGGTCACGGACGACGAGACCACCCTGCGCCGCAAGCTGTTCGGCTCGCTGGTGGCGGGCGCGCTGGCCGCCACGGCGGGTTCCGCTCCCGCGCTGCGGGCGGCGCTCGAGGCCGCCGTACGGGATCTGCCGCACGGTCCCGATCTGGCGGCCCTGTGCCGAGAGTCGCTTCCGGCGAAGGCGCTGACCCTGATGAGGCTGACGCCGCGCAGGTCAGGGGACTTGTGGGCGCGGCTGCCCAACCCCCTTGTTCCCCAGGGGGACTCCTACGCTCCATGA
- a CDS encoding IucA/IucC family protein, with translation MDRVDSMHSRDELPERADAYAMAPLLNCLLREAAEPAGEQGVHRLRSCGRLLRVRGGRRPRDPEVYADGRWVPLTHAELVKLTADELRRATGLSNPELPGEMIDSREAVAAILAARARATAPEDPYLRSEQSLVTGHPHHPAPKARGGGPVAEWLPYAPEAYARFPLALLGVREDTVVEEGDTTALDALGTAPRGYRLLPAHPWQLALVAGRLEIREAFEDGRLVRLGETARPAGPTAAIRTVYLPGDDLFLKFSLDVRITNDIRRLWRHDLVELRRTDQAAVSAFAGLPGPAAWLSDRGYRTAGFAFEELAVLVRDGLGPHVLPGTTPLLAAALVEGFEGNPLDALTDPAHWWTAYLRQVVPPALEAFDRHGVVVEAHLQNTLVAVAATGLPVQALFRDAEGVKLLTDVSRQAGWERLVYCLVVNNLVETAALLSERHPGWDPWPAARAELARHPLPEIPALLASPTLPGKTNLLLRWTGADGADARYLPLPNPLAAR, from the coding sequence ATGGATCGTGTGGACTCCATGCATTCCAGGGACGAGCTTCCCGAGCGCGCCGACGCCTACGCGATGGCGCCGCTGCTCAACTGTCTGCTCCGGGAGGCGGCGGAGCCCGCCGGGGAGCAGGGCGTCCACCGGCTGCGGTCCTGCGGGAGACTGCTGAGAGTGCGCGGGGGACGCCGGCCCCGCGACCCCGAGGTGTACGCCGACGGCCGCTGGGTTCCGCTCACCCACGCCGAGCTGGTCAAACTCACCGCCGACGAGCTGCGCCGCGCCACCGGCCTGTCCAACCCCGAACTGCCCGGCGAGATGATCGACAGCCGGGAGGCGGTGGCCGCGATCCTCGCCGCCCGCGCCCGGGCGACGGCGCCCGAGGACCCGTACCTCCGCTCCGAGCAGTCCCTGGTCACCGGGCACCCCCACCACCCCGCCCCCAAGGCGCGCGGCGGCGGCCCCGTCGCCGAATGGCTGCCGTACGCGCCCGAGGCGTACGCCCGTTTCCCGCTCGCCCTGCTGGGGGTGCGGGAGGACACGGTCGTCGAGGAGGGCGACACCACGGCGCTGGACGCGCTCGGCACCGCGCCGCGCGGCTACCGGCTGCTGCCCGCGCACCCCTGGCAGCTCGCGCTGGTCGCGGGCCGCCTGGAGATCCGGGAGGCCTTCGAGGACGGACGGCTGGTCCGGCTCGGCGAGACGGCGCGGCCCGCCGGCCCCACGGCCGCCATCCGCACGGTGTACCTCCCCGGCGACGACCTGTTCCTCAAGTTCAGCCTGGACGTGCGGATCACCAACGACATCCGCCGGCTGTGGCGCCATGACCTGGTCGAGCTGCGGCGCACCGATCAGGCGGCGGTGTCCGCCTTCGCGGGGCTGCCGGGCCCGGCAGCCTGGCTGAGCGACCGCGGCTACCGCACGGCAGGCTTCGCCTTCGAGGAACTGGCCGTCCTGGTCCGCGACGGACTGGGCCCCCATGTCCTGCCCGGCACCACCCCGCTGCTCGCCGCGGCCCTGGTGGAGGGGTTCGAGGGCAACCCGCTGGACGCGCTCACCGACCCGGCTCACTGGTGGACGGCCTATCTGCGCCAGGTCGTGCCACCGGCCCTGGAGGCGTTCGACCGGCACGGCGTGGTCGTCGAGGCCCATCTGCAGAACACCCTGGTCGCGGTGGCCGCCACCGGCCTGCCCGTCCAGGCGCTGTTCCGGGACGCGGAGGGCGTGAAGCTCCTGACGGACGTGTCCCGGCAGGCGGGCTGGGAGCGGCTCGTCTACTGCCTGGTCGTCAACAATCTCGTGGAGACGGCCGCACTGCTGTCGGAACGTCACCCCGGCTGGGACCCCTGGCCCGCCGCCCGCGCCGAACTGGCCCGCCACCCCCTCCCCGAGATCCCCGCCCTGCTCGCCTCCCCCACCCTTCCGGGCAAGACCAATCTGCTGCTGCGCTGGACCGGCGCGGACGGCGCGGACGCGCGCTACCTTCCGCTCCCCAATCCGCTGGCCGCCCGGTGA
- a CDS encoding PP2C family protein-serine/threonine phosphatase, with protein sequence MEAAQYFAFVRQPWQLRRALVAIPLVLIVAISVADICAPPDVHLSPLLVVAPAITTAFAGYRLTALIGALAVGAHRLIDELQIGLAEDRYAQLVGLALLSIIATLMSFARDRNASELAQVRSVAETAQQALLRPLPDRLGPLRIASSYLAAAKQAAMGGDLYAAARIDGRTRVIIGDVRGKGLAAVGEAAMLLGAFREATHRYATLPALAEALDRSICRHLTEFPETDEEAEEHFITALLVELSDHSPVARMINCGHPPPLLVRRGQVRCLSCEDPAPPLGMWGLAPDDHPTHSFCFQFSDSLLLYTDGVVEARDRDRNFYPLEQRIAFWTRSSPKALVQHIERDLSAHCHGALGDDAAILALQRTPPPRLGLHLGDLVAEAH encoded by the coding sequence ATGGAGGCAGCGCAATACTTCGCCTTCGTCCGGCAGCCATGGCAGTTGCGCCGTGCTCTGGTGGCGATCCCCCTTGTGTTGATCGTGGCCATCTCCGTGGCGGACATCTGCGCCCCGCCGGATGTCCACCTGAGCCCACTGCTCGTCGTGGCGCCCGCCATCACCACCGCATTCGCCGGCTATCGGCTGACCGCATTGATAGGGGCGCTGGCCGTGGGCGCCCATCGCCTCATCGATGAACTTCAGATCGGCCTGGCCGAGGACCGTTACGCGCAACTCGTCGGGCTCGCGCTCCTGTCGATCATCGCCACGCTGATGTCCTTCGCGCGCGACCGGAACGCCAGTGAACTGGCCCAAGTGCGGTCTGTCGCCGAAACCGCACAGCAGGCCCTGCTCCGCCCGCTGCCCGATCGGCTCGGCCCCTTGCGCATCGCGTCGTCGTACCTGGCCGCCGCGAAGCAAGCCGCCATGGGCGGTGACCTGTACGCGGCGGCCCGCATCGACGGCCGGACCCGTGTGATCATCGGCGATGTCAGAGGGAAAGGGCTTGCCGCGGTGGGAGAGGCAGCCATGCTGCTGGGCGCGTTCCGCGAGGCCACCCACCGCTACGCCACACTGCCTGCCCTCGCTGAAGCCCTGGACCGCAGCATCTGCCGCCACCTCACCGAGTTCCCCGAGACGGACGAGGAGGCCGAGGAGCACTTCATCACCGCCCTTCTGGTGGAGCTCTCCGACCACAGCCCCGTGGCACGGATGATCAACTGCGGACACCCACCGCCCCTGCTGGTCAGACGTGGCCAGGTGAGATGCCTGTCGTGCGAGGACCCGGCGCCCCCGCTGGGCATGTGGGGGCTGGCACCCGACGATCACCCCACGCATTCGTTCTGCTTCCAGTTCAGTGACAGCCTGCTCCTCTACACCGACGGCGTCGTGGAGGCCCGCGACCGCGACCGCAACTTCTATCCGCTCGAACAACGAATCGCCTTCTGGACCAGGAGCAGCCCCAAGGCACTGGTGCAGCACATCGAGCGGGACCTGAGCGCCCACTGCCACGGGGCTCTCGGAGACGACGCCGCCATCCTCGCCCTCCAGCGCACACCCCCACCGCGCCTCGGGCTCCACCTCGGTGACCTGGTCGCCGAGGCGCATTAG
- a CDS encoding HipA family kinase: MLREVTATCYFEPLRSGGSVPGVVEADDLGTYVMKFTGSAQGVKALVAEVIVGELARRLGLRVPELVLAHFDPALAAHEPHQEVRDLLDASPGLNLGMDYLPGARDFTPEVAMACTVDPLEAGRIVWLDALTVNVDRTVHSSNLMVWPTFGTAPPKLWLIDHGAALVFHHRWDASSPEKAYDFRHHALGHFAPDTRAAEAELSPRVTRDLLREITEEVPDAWLAEEPGFATPEEVRDAYADYLAARAKASESWLPTDFPTRRELADEQAARAARTQEGRPDWLKRVPDLHGKPAAQQDWSVHLG, from the coding sequence ATGTTGAGAGAGGTCACCGCAACCTGCTACTTCGAGCCCCTGCGTTCCGGCGGCTCCGTGCCCGGTGTCGTCGAGGCCGATGACCTCGGGACGTATGTCATGAAGTTCACCGGCTCCGCACAGGGAGTGAAGGCGCTGGTCGCCGAGGTGATCGTCGGGGAGCTGGCGCGCAGGCTCGGACTGCGGGTGCCCGAGCTGGTCCTCGCCCACTTCGACCCGGCGCTCGCCGCGCACGAACCGCACCAGGAGGTGCGCGATCTGCTGGACGCCAGCCCGGGCCTCAACCTCGGCATGGACTACCTCCCCGGGGCCCGGGACTTCACCCCCGAGGTGGCCATGGCCTGCACGGTCGACCCGCTGGAGGCCGGCAGGATCGTCTGGCTCGACGCCCTGACCGTGAACGTGGACCGCACGGTGCACAGTTCCAACCTCATGGTCTGGCCCACCTTCGGCACCGCACCCCCGAAGCTCTGGCTGATCGACCACGGCGCGGCGCTGGTCTTCCACCACCGCTGGGACGCCTCCTCGCCGGAGAAGGCGTACGACTTCCGCCACCACGCCCTCGGGCACTTCGCCCCGGACACCCGGGCCGCCGAGGCGGAACTTTCGCCGAGGGTGACCAGGGACCTGCTGCGCGAGATCACCGAGGAGGTGCCGGACGCCTGGCTGGCCGAGGAGCCCGGCTTCGCCACCCCCGAGGAGGTCAGGGACGCCTATGCGGACTATCTCGCCGCCCGCGCCAAGGCGTCGGAGAGCTGGCTGCCCACCGACTTCCCCACCCGGCGGGAACTCGCCGACGAGCAGGCCGCACGGGCGGCGCGCACCCAGGAAGGCCGTCCGGACTGGCTCAAGCGCGTTCCGGATCTGCACGGCAAACCGGCGGCACAACAGGATTGGTCGGTGCACCTGGGATGA
- a CDS encoding SelT/SelW/SelH family protein, which translates to MTDSHRVEIEYCVRCRWLPRAAWLAQELLTTFESELTELALKPGTGGVFVVRVDDEVVWDRKEQRFPEPTAVKRLVRDRVAPGRPLGHSERTAEPG; encoded by the coding sequence ATGACGGACAGCCATCGTGTGGAGATCGAGTACTGCGTCCGGTGCCGCTGGCTGCCCCGGGCGGCCTGGCTGGCACAGGAGTTGCTGACGACGTTCGAGTCCGAGCTGACCGAGCTCGCGCTCAAGCCGGGCACGGGCGGCGTCTTCGTCGTCCGGGTGGACGACGAGGTGGTCTGGGACCGCAAGGAGCAGCGCTTCCCCGAGCCGACGGCGGTCAAGCGGCTCGTACGCGACCGTGTGGCACCGGGAAGGCCCCTGGGCCACTCGGAGAGGACGGCGGAGCCGGGGTGA
- a CDS encoding DUF5955 family protein gives MRSLEQRPWTGSEEDPRAVGLWTTVSRLRRELAAHPGELPDRAIAEEELAALAEMALSGGPEIPRLHRSLLLVAGAIGSVSALAGGLADVRRAVELFGQQTRR, from the coding sequence TTGCGGAGCTTGGAACAGCGGCCGTGGACCGGCAGCGAAGAGGACCCGAGGGCGGTGGGACTGTGGACCACGGTGTCCCGGCTGCGCCGTGAACTGGCCGCGCATCCGGGGGAGTTACCGGACCGTGCGATCGCCGAGGAGGAGCTTGCCGCGCTGGCCGAGATGGCCCTGAGCGGCGGCCCCGAGATCCCGCGTCTGCACCGCTCCCTGCTGCTGGTCGCCGGGGCCATCGGCTCGGTCAGCGCTCTGGCCGGGGGCCTCGCGGACGTCCGCAGGGCGGTGGAGCTGTTCGGGCAGCAGACCCGCCGTTGA
- a CDS encoding Gfo/Idh/MocA family protein — protein MRIGLIGAGRIGTFHAATLSRHREVGSLIVTDVDPARARGLADRLGETAAPGVDEIFTWGVDAVVITAATVAHADLIGRAARSGLPVFCEKPIALDLPGTLAALAEVDTAGTILQMGFQRRFDAGYTAAREAVHSGRLGRLHTVRATTADRTPPPAEYLPLSGGMYRDCLIHDFDMVRWVTGRKVVEVYATGSDAGGAMYRAVNDVDTAAVVLTLDDGTLAVATATRTNGAGYDVRMELAGELDTVAVGLDDRTPIASTEVAGPPPADKPWTGFLERFAPAYEAEVAAFVEVVCGERANPCDGREALQALRVAEACELSRRERRPVNLGEIENAPRTV, from the coding sequence ATGCGCATCGGACTCATCGGAGCAGGCCGGATCGGCACCTTCCACGCGGCCACGCTCAGCCGTCATCGCGAGGTCGGCTCGCTCATCGTCACCGACGTCGACCCGGCCCGGGCCAGGGGGCTGGCGGACCGGCTGGGCGAGACCGCGGCACCCGGGGTGGACGAGATCTTCACCTGGGGCGTGGACGCGGTGGTGATCACCGCGGCGACGGTGGCCCACGCCGACCTGATCGGCCGGGCGGCACGCTCCGGACTCCCCGTGTTCTGCGAGAAACCCATCGCCCTCGACCTGCCCGGGACCTTAGCCGCACTCGCCGAGGTCGACACCGCCGGGACGATTCTCCAGATGGGTTTCCAGCGGCGCTTCGACGCGGGCTACACGGCCGCACGGGAGGCCGTGCACTCCGGCAGGCTGGGGCGGCTGCACACGGTCCGTGCGACCACGGCCGACCGGACGCCGCCGCCGGCCGAGTATCTCCCGCTGTCCGGCGGCATGTACCGCGACTGCCTGATCCACGACTTCGACATGGTGCGCTGGGTGACCGGCCGCAAGGTCGTGGAGGTCTATGCGACCGGGTCCGACGCAGGCGGGGCGATGTACCGCGCGGTGAACGACGTGGACACGGCCGCGGTCGTGCTCACCCTGGACGACGGCACCCTGGCCGTGGCGACCGCGACCCGTACCAACGGCGCCGGCTACGACGTCCGGATGGAACTGGCGGGCGAGCTGGACACGGTCGCGGTCGGTCTGGACGACCGTACGCCGATCGCCTCCACCGAGGTCGCCGGTCCGCCGCCCGCGGACAAGCCCTGGACCGGCTTCCTGGAGCGCTTCGCCCCCGCCTACGAGGCCGAGGTGGCGGCGTTCGTCGAGGTGGTGTGCGGCGAGCGGGCCAATCCCTGCGACGGCCGTGAGGCGCTCCAGGCGCTGCGCGTCGCGGAGGCCTGTGAGCTGTCCCGCCGGGAGAGACGCCCGGTGAACCTCGGGGAGATCGAGAACGCCCCCCGCACCGTGTGA
- a CDS encoding GntR family transcriptional regulator has protein sequence MDPTVSLHLGVDRNSPVPLYFQLSQQLEAAIEQGMLTPGSLLGNEIELAARLGLSRPTVRQAIQSLVDKGLLVRRRGVGTQVVHSQVRRPLELSSLYDDLEAAGQRPATRVLLNTLVSASAEIAAALAVPEGQEVHRIERLRLAHGEPMAYLCNHLPTGLLALDSGQLESTGLYRLMRAAGITLHSARQSVGARAATLLEGERLDEPEGAPLLTMERTTFDDTGRAVEFGTHTYRASRYSFEFQLLVRS, from the coding sequence GTGGACCCGACTGTCTCGCTCCACCTCGGCGTCGACCGGAACAGCCCGGTCCCGTTGTACTTCCAGCTGTCCCAGCAGCTGGAGGCAGCGATCGAGCAGGGCATGCTGACGCCCGGCAGCCTACTGGGCAACGAGATCGAGCTGGCCGCCCGGCTCGGACTCTCCCGGCCCACCGTCCGCCAGGCCATCCAGTCCCTCGTGGACAAGGGCCTGCTGGTACGCCGTCGCGGCGTCGGCACCCAGGTCGTGCACAGCCAGGTGAGGCGCCCGCTGGAACTCAGCAGCCTCTACGACGACCTGGAGGCGGCCGGACAGCGCCCCGCGACCCGGGTGCTCCTCAACACCCTGGTGTCCGCCTCCGCCGAGATCGCCGCCGCACTCGCGGTGCCCGAAGGCCAGGAGGTGCACCGGATCGAGCGGCTGCGCCTCGCCCACGGGGAGCCGATGGCGTATCTCTGCAACCACCTGCCCACCGGCCTGCTCGCCCTCGACAGCGGACAGCTGGAGTCGACCGGCCTCTACCGTCTGATGCGCGCCGCCGGGATCACCCTGCACAGCGCTCGGCAGTCCGTCGGGGCCCGCGCCGCGACCCTGCTCGAGGGCGAGCGGCTGGACGAGCCCGAGGGCGCCCCGCTGCTCACCATGGAGCGCACCACGTTCGACGACACGGGCCGGGCCGTGGAGTTCGGCACCCACACCTACCGCGCCTCGCGCTACTCGTTCGAGTTCCAGCTCCTCGTACGGTCCTGA
- a CDS encoding ROK family glucokinase: MSSYRDFTHRGTARATVLRTVGTRERRSHLTAPRVPTVGIDIGGTKVMAGVVDADGNILEKLRTETPDKSKSPKVVEDTIVELVLDLSDRHDVHAVGIGAAGWVDADRNRVLFAPHLSWRNEPLRDRLAGRLAVPVLVDNDANAAAWAEWRFGAGRGEDDLVMITLGTGIGGAILEDGQVKRGKFGVAGEFGHMQVVPGGHRCPCGNRGCWEQYSSGNALVREAKELAAADSPVAFGIIEHVKGSVADITGPMITELAREGDPMCVELLQDIGQWLGVGIANLAAALDPSCFVIGGGVSAADDLLIGPARDAFRRQLTGRGYRPEARIARAQLGPEAGMVGAADLARLVARRFRRANRRRVERYERYERYAEARRTAKEAL; this comes from the coding sequence ATGAGCAGCTACCGCGACTTCACGCACCGCGGCACCGCCCGGGCCACCGTCCTGCGGACCGTCGGCACGCGTGAACGCCGATCCCACCTCACGGCGCCGCGTGTTCCCACCGTCGGCATCGACATCGGCGGCACCAAGGTGATGGCCGGGGTCGTCGACGCCGACGGCAACATCCTGGAGAAGCTCCGCACCGAGACGCCGGACAAGTCCAAGAGCCCCAAGGTTGTCGAGGACACCATCGTCGAACTGGTCCTGGACCTCTCCGACCGGCACGATGTGCACGCCGTCGGCATCGGCGCGGCCGGCTGGGTGGACGCGGACCGCAATCGCGTCCTGTTCGCCCCCCATCTGTCCTGGCGCAACGAACCCCTGCGCGACCGCCTCGCCGGTCGGCTCGCCGTGCCCGTCCTGGTCGACAACGACGCCAACGCCGCCGCCTGGGCCGAGTGGCGCTTCGGCGCCGGACGCGGCGAGGACGACCTCGTCATGATCACGCTGGGCACCGGCATCGGCGGCGCCATCCTGGAGGACGGCCAGGTCAAGCGCGGCAAGTTCGGGGTGGCCGGGGAGTTCGGCCATATGCAGGTGGTGCCCGGCGGTCATCGCTGCCCGTGCGGCAACCGGGGCTGCTGGGAGCAGTACAGCTCCGGGAACGCCCTGGTCCGCGAGGCCAAGGAGCTGGCGGCCGCCGACTCCCCGGTGGCATTCGGGATCATCGAGCACGTCAAGGGCAGCGTCGCCGACATCACCGGCCCGATGATCACCGAGCTGGCCCGTGAGGGCGACCCGATGTGCGTCGAGCTGCTCCAGGACATCGGCCAGTGGTTGGGCGTCGGCATCGCGAACCTGGCGGCGGCCCTCGACCCCTCCTGCTTTGTGATCGGCGGCGGGGTCAGCGCGGCCGACGATCTGCTGATCGGCCCGGCCCGGGACGCCTTCCGCCGTCAGCTCACCGGCCGCGGCTACCGCCCCGAGGCCCGGATCGCACGGGCCCAGCTCGGTCCCGAGGCCGGTATGGTCGGCGCCGCGGACCTCGCCCGGCTCGTCGCCCGCCGCTTCCGGCGCGCCAACCGGCGCCGCGTGGAGCGGTACGAACGGTACGAGCGCTATGCGGAGGCGCGTCGCACGGCCAAGGAGGCGCTGTGA